A DNA window from Anaerobaca lacustris contains the following coding sequences:
- a CDS encoding sugar phosphate isomerase/epimerase family protein, with amino-acid sequence MQIRYVISTMVFWWREHPLSFEQECEYLRSLGFGIELWPSLRGQNECRYERRNWPRLKAATEGMLVSMRSRTDHPTLEQWEEQIQCATLLGANIVTELRSLGIPDGPDLNGTGFAAEVVRMADANGVTLCLETGPLPTMLHVARQFDSLRYCLDTGFAHIDRNHSFAQYVDALAPRVIHLHLTDNYGRTDDHEPPGLHGGIPRENWDYLLDVLGRYDNDIIGSFEMCPCMPSVMIRQASEYVFDVLKWPNRPQKQAGHDRLTYHPM; translated from the coding sequence ATGCAGATTCGATACGTGATCTCAACCATGGTTTTCTGGTGGCGCGAGCATCCCCTCTCGTTCGAGCAGGAGTGCGAGTACCTCCGTTCGCTCGGCTTCGGCATCGAGTTGTGGCCGAGTCTCCGGGGGCAGAACGAGTGTCGATACGAACGGCGCAACTGGCCGCGACTGAAGGCCGCCACCGAGGGCATGCTCGTTTCCATGCGTTCCCGAACCGACCATCCCACGCTGGAGCAGTGGGAAGAGCAGATCCAGTGCGCGACCCTGCTCGGCGCCAACATCGTCACCGAGCTTCGCAGCCTCGGTATCCCTGACGGCCCCGACCTCAACGGGACGGGTTTTGCCGCCGAGGTGGTCAGGATGGCCGATGCCAACGGCGTGACCCTGTGCCTCGAAACCGGCCCGCTGCCGACCATGCTGCACGTCGCGAGGCAATTCGATTCGCTGCGATACTGCCTCGACACGGGGTTCGCCCACATCGATCGCAACCATTCGTTTGCGCAGTACGTCGATGCACTGGCGCCCCGGGTGATCCATCTGCACCTGACGGACAACTACGGCAGGACGGACGACCATGAACCGCCGGGCCTGCACGGCGGCATTCCGCGAGAGAACTGGGACTATCTCCTGGACGTCCTGGGCCGATACGACAACGACATCATCGGGTCGTTCGAGATGTGTCCCTGCATGCCGAGCGTCATGATTCGCCAGGCCAGCGAGTATGTCTTCGACGTCTTGAAGTGGCCGAATCGCCCGCAGAAGCAGGCGGGGCACGACCGTCTCACCTATCATCCGATGTAG
- a CDS encoding BNR-4 repeat-containing protein: MSQMRVATLLALLIAMVASAAEGAEGAETTLTLNAKDTGYRGIWYMNQPLQNEYRYKYSGGLGTYCAKHRPFAVYCKEVEKTFFCFGGTPDGERANKTLLHMVSYYDHRTGMVPRPTILLDKRTTDAHDNPVISVDDEGTIWIFSTSHGTGRPSYIHCSARPYDVNEFVLVRATKIEQDKQVAMTNFSYMQAWHVRDSGFAAFFTRYNYPAARTACFMTSPDGVHWSAWQRLGAIDQGHYQIGIANESKAGTALNYHPRGKGLNWRTNLYYLETLDLGRSWRAADGTDVAVPLTEPQNAALVYDYEKEGSLVYLKDIRFDGSGHPVILFLTSRGFEAGPENDPRTWHTARWTGQAWTIRTCFTSDNNYDMGSLYLETDRAWRIVAPTETGPQPYNPGGEIVMWHTTDQGATWRKIRQLTKDSPFNHTYAREPVNVHDDFYALWADGHGRRPSESSIYFCDRAGNVYRLPRVMAAEFVKPEKIN; this comes from the coding sequence ATGTCACAAATGAGAGTTGCCACACTGCTCGCGCTGCTGATCGCAATGGTCGCATCGGCCGCCGAGGGCGCCGAGGGCGCCGAAACGACCCTGACGCTGAACGCCAAGGACACCGGCTATCGCGGCATCTGGTACATGAATCAGCCGCTCCAGAACGAATACCGCTACAAATACAGCGGCGGGCTCGGCACCTACTGCGCCAAGCATCGACCGTTCGCCGTCTACTGCAAGGAGGTTGAGAAGACGTTCTTCTGCTTCGGCGGCACGCCCGACGGCGAGAGGGCCAACAAGACGCTGCTGCACATGGTCTCCTACTACGACCATCGCACGGGCATGGTCCCCCGACCGACGATCCTACTGGACAAACGGACCACGGACGCCCACGACAATCCCGTCATCAGCGTGGACGACGAGGGCACCATCTGGATCTTCTCGACCTCGCACGGCACCGGGCGGCCTTCGTACATCCATTGCAGCGCCCGCCCGTACGATGTCAACGAATTCGTCCTGGTCCGTGCGACGAAGATCGAGCAAGACAAACAGGTCGCCATGACGAACTTCTCGTACATGCAGGCCTGGCACGTGCGCGACAGCGGCTTTGCCGCCTTCTTCACGCGGTACAACTATCCGGCCGCCCGCACCGCCTGCTTCATGACCAGCCCCGACGGCGTCCACTGGTCGGCGTGGCAGAGACTGGGCGCCATCGACCAGGGGCATTACCAGATCGGCATCGCCAACGAATCCAAGGCCGGCACCGCCCTGAACTACCATCCGAGGGGCAAGGGACTCAACTGGCGGACGAATCTCTATTACCTTGAAACCCTCGATCTCGGTCGATCGTGGCGGGCCGCCGATGGGACGGATGTCGCGGTCCCGCTGACCGAACCCCAGAACGCCGCACTCGTTTATGACTACGAGAAGGAAGGCTCGCTCGTCTACCTGAAGGACATTCGCTTCGACGGGTCGGGCCATCCCGTGATCCTCTTTCTCACCAGCAGAGGCTTTGAAGCCGGCCCCGAGAACGACCCGCGCACCTGGCACACGGCCCGCTGGACGGGACAGGCCTGGACGATCCGAACATGCTTCACCTCCGACAACAACTACGACATGGGCTCGCTCTATCTGGAAACCGACCGAGCCTGGCGTATCGTCGCGCCGACCGAGACCGGCCCGCAGCCCTACAACCCAGGGGGCGAAATCGTCATGTGGCACACCACCGATCAGGGCGCCACATGGCGGAAGATCAGGCAACTGACGAAGGACAGCCCGTTCAACCACACCTATGCCCGCGAGCCGGTCAATGTGCACGACGATTTCTACGCGCTCTGGGCCGATGGGCACGGCCGCCGGCCTTCGGAGTCGTCGATCTACTTCTGCGACCGGGCGGGCAACGTCTATCGACTGCCCCGCGTGATGGCCGCCGAATTCGTGAAGCCGGAGAAGATCAACTGA
- a CDS encoding sugar kinase, with product MAGLDLRPASECKYDILSLGEIMIRLDPGEERIHTTRHFRVWEGGGEYNVARGLKRCFGKRAAVVTAAVDNPVGRLLEDLIFQGGVSTEYIRWVPYDGIGRKVRVGLNFTERGFGVRAAIGCSDRAHSAASQLTKSDIDWDAIFGRDGIRWFHTGGIFAGLSETTRDVILEAVTAAKRHGTIVSYDLNFRNSLWKDIGGQAKAREVNRAIASHVDVMIGNEEDFTAALGFEVKGLDKSFSKLDPTNFKKMIEAAVQEFPNFKAVATTLRNARTASVNDWGAVLYMDGQFHDAILREGLEIYDRVGGGDSFASGLIYGLMEGKSPSEAVNYGAAHGALAMTTPGDTTTASLAEVEKVMKGSGARVDR from the coding sequence ATGGCTGGACTCGACCTGAGACCCGCATCCGAGTGCAAATACGACATCCTCTCGCTGGGCGAGATCATGATCCGCCTCGACCCGGGCGAGGAACGCATCCACACGACGCGCCACTTCCGCGTCTGGGAAGGCGGCGGCGAATACAACGTCGCCCGCGGCCTGAAACGCTGCTTCGGCAAGCGCGCCGCGGTCGTCACCGCCGCCGTGGACAACCCCGTCGGCCGCCTGCTCGAAGATCTGATCTTTCAGGGCGGCGTGAGCACCGAATACATTCGCTGGGTGCCGTACGATGGGATCGGACGCAAGGTGCGCGTGGGTCTGAACTTCACCGAGCGGGGCTTCGGCGTCCGCGCCGCCATCGGGTGCAGCGACCGCGCCCACAGCGCCGCGTCGCAGTTGACCAAGAGCGATATCGACTGGGACGCGATCTTCGGCCGCGACGGCATCCGCTGGTTCCATACCGGCGGCATCTTTGCCGGCCTTTCGGAGACGACGCGCGACGTGATCCTCGAAGCGGTCACCGCCGCCAAGAGGCATGGCACCATCGTCTCGTACGATCTGAACTTCCGCAACTCGCTGTGGAAGGACATCGGCGGACAGGCCAAGGCCCGCGAGGTGAACCGGGCCATCGCCTCGCACGTCGATGTGATGATCGGCAACGAGGAGGACTTCACCGCCGCGCTCGGCTTCGAGGTCAAGGGCCTGGACAAGAGCTTCAGCAAGCTCGATCCGACGAACTTCAAAAAGATGATCGAAGCGGCGGTCCAGGAGTTCCCCAACTTCAAGGCGGTCGCCACCACGCTGCGGAACGCCAGGACGGCCTCGGTCAACGACTGGGGGGCGGTGCTCTACATGGACGGGCAGTTCCACGACGCGATCCTGCGCGAGGGCCTGGAGATATACGACCGCGTCGGCGGCGGCGACAGTTTCGCCTCGGGCCTGATCTACGGCCTGATGGAAGGCAAGAGCCCGAGCGAGGCGGTCAACTACGGCGCCGCGCACGGGGCGCTGGCGATGACCACGCCGGGCGATACGACGACCGCCAGCCTGGCCGAAGTCGAGAAAGTCATGAAGGGCAGCGGCGCTCGCGTCGACCGATAA
- a CDS encoding 3-ketoacyl-ACP reductase, translated as MAERPVAIITGGSRGIGRGIALELARLGYDLMIAHFDFDEQGKPDENNAVEARKKAQTLGARCEAMRIDVSSAADRTKLVEATKSAFGCCHLLANNAGVAPTKRLDLLEATEESFDRVMNINLKGPYFLTQTVANWMIEQKKSDPEGSYRIVNTGSISAYTSSPARGEYCISKAAIGMMTMLYADRLAEYGIGVFEVRPGIIKTDMTKVVTAKYDKLIAEGITPIKRWGYPEDIGKAVGAIADGRLDFCTGQVINVDGGFHLRRL; from the coding sequence ATGGCTGAACGACCTGTAGCCATCATCACCGGGGGCAGCCGAGGGATCGGACGGGGCATCGCGCTGGAGCTGGCCCGATTGGGTTACGATCTGATGATCGCCCACTTCGATTTCGACGAGCAAGGCAAGCCCGACGAGAACAACGCCGTGGAGGCCCGCAAAAAGGCCCAGACGCTCGGAGCCAGGTGCGAGGCGATGCGAATCGACGTCAGCAGCGCCGCCGACCGCACGAAGCTCGTCGAGGCCACGAAGAGCGCATTCGGCTGCTGCCATCTGCTGGCCAACAACGCCGGCGTCGCGCCGACGAAGCGCCTCGATTTGCTGGAAGCCACCGAAGAGAGCTTCGACCGCGTGATGAACATCAACCTCAAGGGCCCCTACTTTCTGACGCAGACGGTCGCCAACTGGATGATCGAGCAGAAGAAGAGCGATCCCGAAGGCAGCTACCGCATCGTCAACACCGGCTCGATCTCCGCCTACACCAGCAGCCCGGCGCGCGGCGAGTACTGCATCAGCAAGGCGGCCATCGGCATGATGACAATGCTCTATGCCGACCGGCTGGCCGAGTACGGCATCGGCGTCTTCGAGGTCCGTCCCGGCATCATCAAGACGGACATGACCAAGGTCGTCACCGCCAAGTACGACAAACTGATCGCCGAGGGCATCACGCCCATCAAGCGCTGGGGCTACCCCGAGGACATCGGCAAGGCGGTCGGCGCGATCGCCGACGGCCGCCTCGATTTCTGCACCGGCCAGGTCATCAACGTCGACGGCGGCTTCCACCTGCGAAGACTGTGA
- a CDS encoding bifunctional 4-hydroxy-2-oxoglutarate aldolase/2-dehydro-3-deoxy-phosphogluconate aldolase — MTLQATIATLLKDGFILVFNQDKLDIVKTAEALIAAGIYNMEVTCRIKKPLEKLSRLRKELPDFVAGAASLIDWPGMLDVYNAAHADDPLPTLQQVVDAGATYLVSAVNFSDAGFAQFSGKVPMIPGCGTATEIVSQYAKGANLCKVFPAKELGGPAYVKAVDPAIHKTISLVPTGGTNAGNIPDYIGAGVLVLGGSFSMIEKATLAKIVEEQDYKLLAQELTVVKALIDRLRKEKYPGLDFGGASVEQISRTTGRDFNVR, encoded by the coding sequence ATGACCCTGCAAGCCACCATCGCCACGCTGCTCAAAGACGGCTTCATCCTCGTCTTCAACCAGGACAAGCTCGACATCGTCAAGACCGCCGAGGCGCTCATCGCCGCCGGCATCTACAACATGGAAGTGACCTGCCGGATCAAAAAGCCTCTGGAGAAGCTCTCGCGGCTTCGCAAGGAGCTGCCCGACTTCGTCGCGGGCGCCGCCAGTCTGATCGACTGGCCCGGCATGCTCGATGTCTACAACGCCGCCCACGCCGACGATCCGCTGCCGACGCTGCAACAGGTGGTCGACGCCGGGGCCACCTATCTTGTCTCGGCGGTGAACTTCAGCGACGCCGGCTTCGCCCAATTCTCCGGCAAGGTGCCCATGATCCCGGGCTGCGGCACGGCCACCGAGATCGTCAGCCAGTACGCCAAGGGTGCGAACCTCTGCAAGGTCTTCCCCGCCAAGGAGCTTGGCGGTCCGGCCTATGTCAAGGCCGTCGATCCCGCCATCCACAAGACGATCAGCCTGGTCCCCACAGGCGGCACGAACGCCGGGAACATCCCCGACTACATCGGGGCCGGCGTCCTCGTGCTCGGCGGCTCGTTCAGCATGATCGAAAAGGCCACCCTCGCCAAGATCGTCGAGGAGCAGGACTACAAGCTGCTGGCCCAGGAATTGACGGTCGTCAAGGCGCTCATCGACCGACTCCGCAAGGAAAAGTATCCGGGCCTGGATTTCGGCGGCGCCTCGGTCGAACAGATCAGCCGGACCACCGGACGGGATTTCAACGTCCGCTGA
- the mtnA gene encoding S-methyl-5-thioribose-1-phosphate isomerase, which translates to MPQAVKWMDGTDGVLELIDQRRLPGEFITLLVRDTRRLHEAIRTLAVRGAPAIGVAAAYGPVLALQSLGANATTVDGLKAIVEACDFLATSRPTAVNLFWALDRIRHKAQKVCQHPQLTLGELHEAILAEANAIRAEDIEMCRAIGRHGEALIREGAGVLTHCNAGALATAGQGTALSVMFEAQKKGRSFKVYADETRPLLQGARLTAWELQQAGIDVTVICDNMAGWLMKKGRIDLIITGADRIAANGDAANKIGTYSLSVLAKQHGVPFYIAAPSSTFDLSIAGGAEIPIEQRESREVTHLGGTATAPEGVAVYNPAFDVTDAQNITAIITEKGVVENPDTARIRELLTER; encoded by the coding sequence ATCCCACAAGCAGTCAAATGGATGGATGGCACCGACGGGGTGCTGGAACTGATCGATCAGCGGCGTCTGCCGGGTGAGTTCATCACGCTGCTGGTGCGCGACACGAGACGACTGCACGAAGCGATCCGAACGCTGGCCGTGCGGGGCGCGCCGGCCATCGGGGTCGCCGCCGCCTATGGACCGGTCCTGGCCCTCCAATCGCTCGGTGCGAATGCGACGACCGTGGACGGCCTGAAGGCCATCGTCGAGGCGTGCGACTTTCTGGCCACGTCGCGGCCGACGGCGGTGAATCTCTTCTGGGCCCTCGACCGCATCCGCCACAAGGCGCAGAAGGTCTGCCAGCATCCACAGCTTACACTGGGCGAGCTTCACGAGGCGATCCTGGCCGAGGCCAACGCGATTCGCGCCGAGGACATCGAGATGTGCCGGGCGATCGGCCGGCACGGCGAGGCGCTGATTCGCGAGGGGGCGGGCGTGCTGACGCACTGCAACGCGGGAGCCTTGGCCACCGCCGGACAGGGAACCGCGCTGTCCGTGATGTTCGAGGCGCAGAAGAAGGGCCGCTCGTTCAAGGTCTACGCCGACGAGACCCGGCCGCTCTTGCAGGGGGCCCGCCTGACCGCGTGGGAATTGCAGCAGGCCGGCATCGACGTGACGGTGATCTGCGACAACATGGCCGGATGGCTGATGAAGAAAGGCAGGATCGACCTGATCATCACCGGCGCCGACCGCATCGCCGCCAACGGCGATGCCGCCAACAAGATCGGCACCTACAGCCTCAGCGTCCTGGCCAAACAGCACGGGGTCCCGTTCTACATTGCGGCCCCATCGAGCACGTTCGACCTGAGCATCGCCGGCGGCGCCGAAATCCCTATCGAGCAGAGGGAATCCCGTGAAGTGACCCATCTCGGCGGCACGGCCACGGCCCCGGAAGGCGTCGCCGTCTACAATCCCGCTTTCGACGTGACCGACGCGCAGAACATCACCGCCATCATCACGGAAAAAGGCGTAGTCGAGAACCCGGACACCGCGCGCATCCGGGAACTGCTGACGGAACGGTAG
- a CDS encoding NifU family protein, which yields MSQESPSGSAGAEKSFEEKVTEVIEMVRPALQGHGGDVQLVGVNDDKTVQVRLQGACQGCPGAAMTMKMGIERILKEKVPEVKEVVAVA from the coding sequence ATGTCGCAAGAAAGTCCGTCCGGCAGCGCCGGCGCCGAAAAAAGTTTCGAGGAGAAGGTGACCGAGGTCATCGAAATGGTTCGTCCGGCCCTGCAGGGCCACGGCGGCGACGTTCAACTGGTGGGCGTCAACGACGACAAGACCGTGCAGGTCCGCTTGCAGGGGGCCTGTCAGGGTTGTCCCGGTGCGGCGATGACGATGAAGATGGGCATCGAACGCATCCTGAAAGAGAAGGTGCCCGAGGTCAAGGAAGTCGTAGCCGTCGCGTAG
- a CDS encoding FAD-binding protein: protein MKTRKIARQTIAVHSYNTIIVGAGAAGMNCAVHLYEFLTGKGVKDAQKRIAVITGGLKLGASRMSGSDKQTYYKQGTSPEIPDCAEEFAKTLLAGGCCHGDLALAEGISSLREFSHLVQAGVPFPTDAMGTFIGYKTDHDPAERATSAGPKTSRFMSECLQRQVQACGIEIFDKQEAAHLLTVGQGKAKRIAGLVTLQRSNVTDSDWGLSVFLAENVVLAAGGPGALYKTSVYPEGQIGIHGLAFQAGLAAENITESQFGLASIKFRWNVSGTYMQALPRLFSTDANGKDEREFLADFFPTMSKMATDIFLKGYQWPFDPQRIENHQSSLIDVLVFNETQKGRRVFMDFRKNPIGNASMKPFDIKDLEPEAYDYLDKAGAFQATPIKRLAHMNPLAIDIYKENGIDLYKEPLEIAVCAQHNNGGFAINKWWESSIARTFVIGEMAGSHGVKRPGGSALNAGQAGGLRAAEYIANVYGGNVPNYSKQQKEINDQVTSLVRKLNTWKESSGATAKAVISEIQSRMTTSGGHIRELGDTSKALQEAMALYKAIQKDGIRLAGLKSVIAAIQAEHLALASIGVLKAIVELLAQGSGSRGSHLVLAPDGVEIHADVIDQATGAPLRFKPENEKLRKSILRIELDPKAGDLFKCTTVTPRPVPTERKAFEPAWQDYREGKIYQA from the coding sequence GTGAAGACCAGGAAGATCGCCCGACAGACGATAGCCGTTCACAGCTACAATACGATTATCGTCGGCGCCGGCGCTGCGGGGATGAACTGCGCCGTTCATCTCTACGAGTTTCTGACGGGCAAAGGCGTCAAGGATGCACAGAAGCGGATCGCCGTCATCACCGGCGGCCTGAAGCTGGGCGCCTCGCGCATGAGCGGCTCCGACAAGCAGACGTACTACAAGCAAGGCACCAGTCCGGAGATCCCCGACTGCGCCGAGGAGTTCGCCAAGACCCTGCTGGCCGGCGGCTGCTGTCACGGCGATCTGGCCCTGGCCGAAGGGATCAGCTCGCTGCGCGAATTCTCGCACCTCGTCCAGGCCGGCGTGCCCTTCCCCACCGACGCGATGGGCACGTTCATCGGCTACAAGACCGACCACGACCCGGCCGAGCGGGCCACCAGCGCCGGTCCCAAGACCAGCAGGTTCATGAGCGAATGCCTCCAGAGGCAGGTCCAGGCCTGCGGCATCGAGATCTTCGACAAGCAGGAAGCGGCGCACCTGCTCACGGTCGGCCAGGGCAAGGCGAAGCGCATCGCCGGGCTCGTAACGTTGCAGAGATCCAACGTCACGGACTCGGACTGGGGGCTCAGCGTCTTTCTCGCCGAGAACGTCGTGCTGGCGGCCGGCGGCCCCGGCGCGCTGTACAAGACGAGCGTCTATCCGGAGGGCCAGATCGGCATCCACGGCCTGGCGTTCCAGGCGGGACTGGCAGCCGAGAACATCACCGAATCACAGTTCGGCCTGGCCAGCATCAAGTTCCGATGGAACGTCTCGGGCACGTACATGCAGGCGCTGCCGCGGCTGTTCAGCACCGACGCGAACGGCAAGGACGAACGCGAGTTCCTGGCCGATTTCTTCCCGACGATGAGCAAGATGGCCACCGACATCTTCCTGAAGGGCTATCAGTGGCCGTTCGATCCGCAGCGGATCGAGAACCACCAGTCGTCGTTGATCGACGTGCTGGTGTTCAACGAGACGCAGAAGGGCCGGCGGGTCTTCATGGATTTCCGCAAGAACCCGATCGGCAACGCGTCGATGAAGCCGTTCGACATCAAGGACCTCGAACCCGAGGCATACGACTATCTCGACAAGGCCGGCGCGTTTCAGGCGACGCCGATCAAGCGGCTGGCCCACATGAATCCGCTGGCAATCGACATCTACAAAGAGAACGGGATCGACCTGTACAAGGAGCCGCTGGAAATCGCCGTCTGCGCCCAACACAACAACGGCGGCTTCGCGATCAACAAGTGGTGGGAGTCGAGCATCGCGCGCACGTTCGTAATCGGCGAGATGGCGGGCAGTCACGGCGTCAAACGGCCCGGCGGCTCGGCATTGAACGCCGGACAGGCCGGCGGGCTCCGCGCCGCCGAGTACATCGCCAACGTCTACGGCGGCAACGTCCCCAACTACAGCAAACAGCAAAAGGAAATCAACGACCAAGTGACGAGTCTCGTCCGCAAGCTCAACACCTGGAAGGAATCCTCCGGCGCCACGGCCAAGGCCGTGATCAGCGAGATCCAGAGCCGAATGACCACCTCCGGCGGGCACATCCGTGAGCTGGGCGATACGAGCAAGGCCTTGCAGGAGGCGATGGCCCTCTACAAGGCGATCCAAAAGGACGGCATCAGGCTGGCCGGGCTCAAATCGGTGATTGCGGCGATCCAGGCCGAGCACCTCGCGCTGGCCAGCATCGGCGTCCTGAAGGCCATCGTCGAACTGCTCGCCCAGGGCAGCGGCTCGCGCGGCTCGCACCTGGTCCTGGCCCCCGACGGTGTGGAAATCCACGCCGACGTAATCGACCAGGCGACCGGGGCCCCGCTGCGATTCAAGCCGGAGAACGAGAAACTCCGCAAGTCGATCCTGCGAATCGAGCTCGATCCGAAGGCCGGCGACCTGTTCAAGTGCACCACGGTGACACCGCGACCGGTGCCGACCGAGCGCAAGGCGTTCGAGCCGGCATGGCAGGACTATCGCGAAGGCAAGATCTACCAGGCGTAA